The DNA region CGGAGTTCTTCCTGACATTCAGCCCTTACGAGGTGAGGTCGGAGTGTGGGTTGGGGACACTCGCTATTTACCAGCCAGGCCTCCTAGCTGTGCCTGAACAGTGGCAGAGCCTGTGATTGACGTTCTGGTGCCAGGCAGTGGTAGCCCAGGACAGGCTCGTCTGCCCCTCAGAAGGGGCCTCAGGGGTCCCAGGCTAACCACCTGCCCCACTGGGCTACTCACAGGGGTAGCCTTTGCAGAGGACCTCAATGGGCGTCGACATCTTCTTCTCGCTGATCCGCTCGTACTTCTGGCGCTTGGTGGCCGCTTTGAGGCCCTGCcagggcagggagcccaggttgaAGTACATGAGCACGTAGCCCAGACTCTCCAGGTCATCTCGACGGCTTTGCTCTGCAGAGTCAAGGACGAGGTGAGGGGCAGGGTCCACTCGGGCTCCCGGCTGGCGGGAGTCAGGACCCCTTTCTCCAGGACATGCTCCTTGATTGAGGGGAACGACCCCCCCCGTGCACCCAGCACGAGCCCCCCCTTGTCACATGCTGGCTTGCTGCAGCCCCACTACGAACAGGCACTGTTATCACCCCCTTCTACAGAGAAGGGGCCCGAGGCTGAGCTTTTCCAACACAACCTAGGCCTAGTTTTTCCAGCTCAGgctctcattcattcagcaactatGCAGTAGGCACCCCGGGGCCTTCTTGCCTGGCCCACCCTGCGGATAAGGCTCGAGCAGTGGCATCAGACAGGGCTGGGGTCAGTTCTGACTTTGGCACTTGCTAAGCTGTATGACCTTAAGCGACCTGTGTCACACGGTGAGCCAGCATTCCCCACAcgtaaaaatgaggaaacagggcttccctggtggcgcagtggttaagaatccgcctgccaatgcaggggacacgggttcgagcccttgtccgggaagatcccacatgccacagagcaactaagcccttgcgccacaactactgagcctgcgctctagagcctgcgagccacaactactgagccctcgtgccgcaactactgaagcccgcgcgcctagagcctgtgctctgcaacaagagaagccaccgcagtgagaagcccgcgcaccacaacgaagagtagcccccgcttgctgcaactaaagaagggctgtgcacagcaacgaagacccaaggcagccaaaagtaaataaataaatttataaaaaaaaaaaaatggggaaacagCCTTGCGCACCAAGGCTGCTGCGGGGATGAGTAAGGCACGAGAGGGCGGGTGCTCAGCACCCCACAGCTCTTCCTGTGAAAGAGAAGACCTGCCTGTGCGGCCAGCCAGGGGAATAAACCCAGGCTGCAGAAGGAAAGCCAGGGTCCTGGCCAGCAGCCCGCAGGTGTACTCTGCTCCCGGGCCTCGCTCACTCACCGATGCCCAGGTGGGTGTTGATGGAGGCGTAGCGGGCAGTGCCAGTCAGGTTCTTGTTTTCCCGGTAGGGGATGTGCTGGTGGGTGCGGGCGTCCCGGTACTTCTTGGCCAGGCCGAAGTCAATGATGTACACCAGGTTGCCCTTCTTCCCCAGCCCCATGAGGAAGTTGTCGGGCTTGACGTCCCGGTGTATGAAGTTCTTGGAGTGGATGTACTCAATGCGGCtgatctgggggaggggagagcaagTCGTTCAGCACATGTTCCACAGAGGGGCTGGGGCTGTACAGATGGAAAACACATCCGTGGTCCCTGCCACGGGCCGGAGGGGAGGGCCAGATCAGTCTGCAATCACCATGTATGATGATTTCAAGGGTCGGGTCACGGAacgcttcctggaggaagtgacagtaGAGAGGAACTCTGAAGGAAGAGTTCATCAAGTTCGCTGTGACAAAGGAAAGAGAGCAAGGCAGGGAAGCGAATGGCAAGATCTAGAAATGAAGCCCAGAAAGGCATTCAGGCCTCACCTGCCTGGCTCTACACCACAGAGGACATGAGAGGCCCTCAAGGGACCAAAGAGGCATCTCGAAGGCTGTTCTGGCAACCAGACTGGGGGGAACAGGAGGACCAGTGAACCCTAAACTTGGCAGGGGTGACAGAGATGGAGCACACCGACAGGGAGCACACCGACAGGATTTGTCCCCTGGCTTCCAGAGGACACCAAAGTAAGGCGGACACACAGGCCCTTGTCTTCCTTTAAACAATGTGTTAGAAACTTAAATTAACATATAGGCACACAATAGGTCCTCTGGCAGGTTGgtgccctccctgggcctcaggctTCTGAGTATCTCCTAAACCCTTTTTGAGTCTCCCGTCCTATGAGAATCTGACAACCCTCCTCTGCACACACACATCTAGCCTAAAACTGGAGGATGTCTGCAGACGTTCTGGAGGGCAGCCACAGCTACAGACCCCTGTGTAACAAGATCTCCACGTATCATTCCAGGGCTAGAATtctatgctttttaaattttcttttcctaaaattttCCTCCCTTGAACCTATAAAGGGATTGAGGACCTAAGCGTTGCTTGTCCGTGGGCTCCTGCTCTGGTCCAGGCACCGTGTGGCGTCCCAGGTGACCGCACAACAACCCAGCAAAGGGAAGACGCTCCTGAGGAGACTGAAGCCCAGCAGCTCACCTACGGTCACCCCACAGGGACAGGACCCAGGTCTGTGTGATCACAGGCTTTACGCTCACCTGAGGGCAGGGTCCCAGGCCTTGCCCGGAAGCCCAACCGAGCAGGTCTGGAGTGGAAACTGGGAACCTGCATTTTAATACCCCCTCCCTACCTACCCCCCAACTACGGCTGATGGTCAAGGTCCCGTGGTCCTGGTCCAGGAACCAGGCCCATCCTACGTCGCTGTCACTGCCTCCTGGCTCCAGCATCCTCCAGCTGGGTACCCAGGACCCACTGGCACGACGGGGCAGTGGAGGTTGGAAGGGAAGTTGGGAGCCCAGTCCCCAGCCCGAGTGGGTAGTTGGGGGACTCACCATCTGGTCGGCCAGGAGCAGCACCGTCTTGAGGCTGAACTTGCGGGAGCAGAAGTTGAAGAGGTCCTCGAGGCTGGGCCCCAGCAGCTCCATGACCATCACGTTGTAGTCTCCCTCGGCTCCGCACCACTTGATGGACGGGATTCCCACTGCGGGGGACGCAGGGCTGTCAGGGTCGGTCACTCCCCACCCCGCTCAGCCCCAGGGCCCCTCCCACGGGCGTGCGCAAGCACTTGCACAGGCACAGAGCtcctcaggccccgccccctccagccccctccagccctcacctcccccctGCATCATCTTGTAGAACTTGCTCTCGATGTGCAGCTGGGGGTGCTTCGTTTTCACACACTCGAGCTTGATGGCAACTTCTTCACCAGAGGCGATGTTGGCACCTGCCAGGGGCAAGGGACCGGGGTCACACTCAGCTGGGCAGGCAGCGTCAGACCAGGACCAACTAAGTGTCTGCCCCCAAGCAGCTCAGCGCCCcttgggggaggctgtgcagagGGCCCGGCCCTGTATCCAAGGGAAGCGGAGGGACTGTGGGACACAGAGCAGGCACCCGACCCagcctgggtgggaggggagagccaGAGCTGCAGCTCATGCCACGGGAAGGAGGTGAGGGCTATGGACCATTCAGAGAACCGGAGGCTGGGGCAGCAGGAAGGCTGGATGCGAGGGGGGTCAGGGCACAGCCGAAAAACGCTCACAGACCAGTAAGGGGAACTTCATCCTGGAGCGTGGGAGCTACTGAGGACTCCCGAGCTGAAGACAGGTAAGGTCACTGGGGTGTGGGGatgaggaggagagaagggaggggggcAAGGCTGTCTCAAGAAAGACCCAAATCCCCGCTGCAcctggcctcagtctccccagctaCAGTAAGGGGTGGGCTGACTtggagggctgggggccaggctgaGAGGCTGGCTCCTTGGGGCCAAGCGGGACTGAGCTGCCACAACTAAACGGTGTAGTCTTAGCACACAGACAACAGAGAAAGTCCGGAGGAGGGCACGACGACTGGAAGAACTGAGGACAGGCAGGATAACGCCGGCACCTCAAATCAGGGGACGAGATGGGGCCATGCAACAAACGTCCTTGGAATAACTGGCATCTGGGAAAAAACAGCCCAGCTCACAGCACGCACCGGAAGTCCGAAGTGGAGCAAAATATAGTATGGGGGGGAAAATCGGAGTGTAAGTTGGCTCAGCCACTTCGGAAACCAGGTTGGCCTCTACCTGGCAAAGCTGAACACACACAAACCCTTGGCCAAGCCAGTCCACTCCCAAGTGTACGCCCTTCAGAACCGTGAGCACCGGGACGACACGAAGGacctgcacagcaacaaagaccacaAAGTCCAGCACCAGAAGGACGGCTACAGGGTGGTGCAAGCGCCCCGGGGATGCCACAGGCAGTGGAAGGCATACACGATGGCTAAGCGGGTGGCTCTCAGCATCTGAACCCTGAGTGCAGACAGCAAGGAGCAGCACCGTTCACAAGAGCCAGAAGGTGGAGACACCTGAACGTCCATCAAAAGAGGCGTGGACAGCAGACTCTGCCTGTCCCTGAGAAGGAACGGCGCACTGACACATGCTGTGACATCAGTGAACCTTAAAAACACTacgctcgggcttccctggtggcgcagtggttgagagtccgcctgccgatgcaggggacacgggttcgtgccctggtccgggaagatcccacatgccgcggagcggcttgggcccgtgagccatggccgctgagcctgcgcgtccggagcctgtgctccgcaacgggagaggccacaacagtgagaggcccgcgtatcgcaaaaaaaaaaacaaaaaaaacaaaaaaaacaaaaaaaaattacgcTCAGTGAATAAGTCACACACCGAAGGGCAAAgaaatactgtctgattccattatatgaaatgcccagaacagATGAATCCATGGAGACAAagagtagactggtggttgccacaggctgggggcagggggagatagGACGGGCCTGCTTAATAGGTGCAGGGTTTTCTTCTGGGTGATGAAAACGTCTTGGAACTAGGTAGGGATGGCGGTCGCACAACACTGGGGCTGTACTAAATACCACTAACTTGTGtacttttaaaatggttaattttatgttgtgtgaatttcacctcaatttaaggaaaaaaaaaaaagaggaaggaagagacacaAGGATGCAAGCACAGTTCTAATTGTCTCAATTTCAAAACACACAACACTGAAATATATATAGTTTAGGGATATAAACATGCGATAAAACTAACAGAAGAGAATAACTTAAAATGTCAAGATAGTGCTTACCTCTGTTTGGGGGAAGCAGAGGGCgggacggggtggggtggggtaccAGGGGCCTTCAAGGTGACAGGCATGTCCCCCTCCAACTGGGTGTTGGGAAGGATGCCTTATACCATGGACatgttttatacatttaataaaaaagtaaaacaacgaGATGTTAGAAGAAAGGAGCACTGCCTTTTAATTTGGGGGTAGGCAAGGCTTTTTATCCTGACTTAAAATCCAGaagccattaaagaaaaaaaaaaaaaaaaaaggctcccttccctcctccaaaaAAACGAATCCCTCTCCACGGCAAAAACACCAGAAACAAAGTCCTAAGAAATAGTGCACACGCTTATCAATAGCAAAGAGCTTACATCACACTAATATACAGTGAGCACCCACAAAGCAGTAGGAAAAGGACCAGTGACTCCATAGGAAATAGGGTAAAGGATTCAAGCACACActtcacagagagagaaagaaatcattaGTATAAAAATGGCttactcagggacttccctggttgtctagCGGGTGAGACTCCGAGTTCCCAATGCAGACGGCCCGGTTTCgatcctggtctgggaactaggtaCTGcaggcatgctgcaactaagtacCCCGAGTACCGCAaccaagacccagagcagccacaataagtgaacaaataaatattaacagaccaCGTCCACCCGAGCTGGCCTGCGCTCTCCGTGGGAGGGGTCGCTCCTCCCCAGCGGTCGCCGTGTGAACCGGGGAAGCCTGGCTGCAAGGCCTCTCGGCTTCCTTCAGCTCCCACTCTGGGGACTTTACTCGATACCCTCGCACAGTGCAAAATAAGGCCTGGACGAGGCTGTCCACTTAGGCTGTTTGCAACAGTAAAAgcttggaaacaacccaaatgtccagcagtggggactggttaaataaagaaAGGCCCATGCATAAAACGGAacacaatggagaaagaaaagaggaagctCTCTCGGTGCAGAAGTGGAAAGATCTCAAAGATACAGGAAGTGAAAAAGCAAAGTACAGAACAGTATGTATTATATGCTCTCCTTTCAGTGGTTAAAGAAAAAAGTGCGGAAACAATAtgtatctgtgtttgtttgtatCAACATAAAGAAACACTCAAAAGGAACATGAGAAACCAGTCAAGACGGGGCAGGGTTGGATGAGGACAGGAGGGGAAAAGGACACTTCTCTGATACCATGTTACgtcttgtcatttttttcaacaCCTttgttgagacataattcacattcTACACAATTACttctttaaagtgtacaattcagtggttttcggTATATTCACAAGGTCATGTAACCaacaccacaatcaattttagaacactttcacCATCCCCAAAACACCTGCATCTCTTAGGGGTCGCTCCCCATCTCCCCCAACGCCCCagctctaggcaaccactaatcc from Pseudorca crassidens isolate mPseCra1 chromosome 11, mPseCra1.hap1, whole genome shotgun sequence includes:
- the CSNK1E gene encoding casein kinase I isoform X1, yielding MELRVGNKYRLGRKIGSGSFGDIYLGANIASGEEVAIKLECVKTKHPQLHIESKFYKMMQGGVGIPSIKWCGAEGDYNVMVMELLGPSLEDLFNFCSRKFSLKTVLLLADQMISRIEYIHSKNFIHRDVKPDNFLMGLGKKGNLVYIIDFGLAKKYRDARTHQHIPYRENKNLTGTARYASINTHLGIEQSRRDDLESLGYVLMYFNLGSLPWQGLKAATKRQKYERISEKKMSTPIEVLCKGYPSEFSTYLNFCRSLRFDDKPDYSYLRQLFRNLFHRQGFSYDYVFDWNMLKFGAARNPEDVDRERREHEREERMGQLRGSATRALPPGPPTGATASRLRSAAEPVASTPASRIQQAGNTSPRAISRVDRERKVSMRLHRGAPANVSSSDLTGRQEVSRISASQTSVPFDHLGK
- the CSNK1E gene encoding casein kinase I isoform X3; its protein translation is MMQGGVGIPSIKWCGAEGDYNVMVMELLGPSLEDLFNFCSRKFSLKTVLLLADQMISRIEYIHSKNFIHRDVKPDNFLMGLGKKGNLVYIIDFGLAKKYRDARTHQHIPYRENKNLTGTARYASINTHLGIEQSRRDDLESLGYVLMYFNLGSLPWQGLKAATKRQKYERISEKKMSTPIEVLCKGYPSEFSTYLNFCRSLRFDDKPDYSYLRQLFRNLFHRQGFSYDYVFDWNMLKFGAARNPEDVDRERREHEREERMGQLRGSATRALPPGPPTGATASRLRSAAEPVASTPASRIQQAGNTSPRAISRVDRERKVSMRLHRGAPANVSSSDLTGRQEVSRISASQTSVPFDHLGK
- the CSNK1E gene encoding casein kinase I isoform X2, with amino-acid sequence MELRVGNKYRLGRKIGSGSFGDIYLGANIASGEEVAIKLECVKTKHPQLHIESKFYKMMQGGVGIPSIKWCGAEGDYNVMVMELLGPSLEDLFNFCSRKFSLKTVLLLADQMISRIEYIHSKNFIHRDVKPDNFLMGLGKKGNLVYIIDFGLAKKYRDARTHQHIPYRENKNLTGTARYASINTHLGIEQSRRDDLESLGYVLMYFNLGSLPWQGLKAATKRQKYERISEKKMSTPIEVLCKGYPSEFSTYLNFCRSLRFDDKPDYSYLRQLFRNLFHRQGFSYDYVFDWNMLKFGASSSQAQPRDSDAIALPRPRPCACAGSMYPPTYWCLAPLGTQDPPDRPMEELPAPHSWPVVWTSGPQF
- the CSNK1E gene encoding casein kinase I isoform X4, yielding MELRVGNKYRLGRKIGSGSFGDIYLGANIASGEEVAIKLECVKTKHPQLHIESKFYKMMQGGVGIPSIKWCGAEGDYNVMVMELLGPSLEDLFNFCSRKFSLKTVLLLADQMISRIEYIHSKNFIHRDVKPDNFLMGLGKKGNLVYIIDFGLAKKYRDARTHQHIPYRENKNLTGTARYASINTHLGIEQSRRDDLESLGYVLMYFNLGSLPWQGLKAATKRQKYERISEKKMSTPIEVLCKGYPSEFSTYLNFCRSLRFDDKPDYSYLRQLFRNLFHRQGFSYDYVFDWNMLKFVPGTPGHPGPSR